GGCAGAGCCGGGCGGCACAGGATGGACCGGGCAGGGGCCGGGTGTTTCACGTTCTTGCTCCTTGGCGGGTTCGCGGGCTGAAGGGGGGCGGCTACAACGCTTCCACGCCGGTCTCCCCGGTGCGGATGCGCACGACCTCGGAGAGTTCGCTCAGGAAGATCTTGCCGTCGCCGATCTTGCCGGTGCGCGCCGCCCGGATGATCGCTTCGAGTGTCTGGTCGAGCAGTTCGTCGGCAATCGCGATCTCGAGCTTGACCTTGGGCAGGAAGTCCACGACGTACTCCGCACCGCGGTACAGTTCCGTGTGGCCGCGCTGGCGGCCGAAGCCCTTGACCTCGGTGACGGTGATGCCCTGGATGCCAATCTCGCTGATCGCCTCGCGGACGTCGTCGAGCTTGAAGGGTTTGATGATCGCGGTGACGAGCTTCATGGGTTCCTCGAATTTCCCGGTGCGGCGGTGTTCGCGGCGTGGCCACCTGCCGCTCCCGTCCAGGGGCGCGGCATTTCTCGGCGAACACGCGACGTTCATGGGCTTGCTGCCGCCCGGCCCAGTTGGCACGATGCCGGCAGCGTCACCGAGGTATAAGCAGGTTCCGTGCCAGCGCGGCGACGGGCACTGAATGCCCCGCCACTGCGGCTGATCGGCGGGCCTGGCGAGCGGGTCCCTGCACCGTGACGGAGCGCGGGTGAATGTTCGCGCACGGTTGCGGAGCGGCTGCCGTGCCCGGGCAATCTTCAAGGAGCACACCAGCCATGGAAGCCAAGTTGATCGAGGAACTCGCCAGGAAACTCGCCGAGGCGGTGCCCCCGGGGCTGCGCTCGATGCAGGCGGACATGGAGAAGAACTTCCGCGCCCTGCTCGAGTCGGCCCTGGCCAGGATGAATCTCGTCACGCGCGAGGAGTTCGAGGTGCAGCGACGCGTGCTCGAGCGAAGTCGCGACAAGCTCGCGGCGCTCGAGGCGCAGCTCGCGGCACTCGAGGAGCGGCAGGCGGGCGGCAAGTCATAGGCTGCGTCGCGCCGGCCGGGATCTCGGCAGGTGACCGTGCGACTCGCCAGCGTCATGACCCGCGGCGAGTTCGGCCTGGAGGCGCCCGAGGTCGGGGTGGAGGTGCGCCTTGGTGGCGGGCTGCCCGGGCTCACGATCGTGGGGCTGGCCGAGACCACGGTGAAGGAGAGCCGCGAACGGGTCCGCGCTGCGATCTCGGAGTGCGGCTTCGAGTTCCCGAACCGCAGGATCACCGTCAATCTCGCACCGGCGGACCTGCCGAAATCCGGCGGACGTTTCGATCTGCCGATCGCTGTCGGTCTGCTGGCGGCATCCGGCCAGATTCCCTCCACGGAGCTCGCTCGCTGGGAATTCCACGGCGAGATTGCCTTCACCGGCAGCCTGCGCCGGGTAGGCGGACTGCTGCCCGCGCTGCTCGCGGCACGCCGCGCGGGCCGCGGCGTCATCCTGCCGGCCGCCTGTGCGGCCGAGGCGGGGCTGGTGGGCGGCGTGGACATACGCGCGGCCGATCACCTGCTGGCCGTCGCGCGTCACCTGCAAGGCACCGCGGCGCTCACGCCGCCGCCACCCGCGGCACCGATACCGTCCCGCATCACCGGAGACGACCTGCGCGACATTCACGGCCAGCAGCAGGCCAAGCGCGCGTTGGAGATTGCCGCCGCGGGCGGGCACAACCTGTTGCTCGTGGGTCCGCCCGGCACCGGCAAGAGCATGCTGGCGCGCCGGCTGCCCGGTCTGCTGCCGCCGCCGGCCGACGATGAGGCGGTGGAGGTTGCCGCCATCGCATCGATTGCCGCCCTCGGCGTGCTGCCGGCGGGCCGGCCGTTTCGCGCCCCGCACCACAGCGCCACCACCGCGGCGCTCGTCGGCGGCGGCAGCAATCCGCGCCCCGGAGAAATTTCCCTCGCACACCACGGGGTGTTGTTCCTCGATGAGGTCGCCGAGTTCCCGCGCGCGGTGCTCGAGGCGCTGCGCGAGCCGCTGGAAACCGGGCGTATCGCGGTGGCGCGCGCGGCGCGCACCGTGGAGTTCCCAGCCTCCTTTCAGCTCGTGGCGGCGATGAATCCCTGCCCCTGCGGCTATCGGGGTGACCCGGATCTCGGCTGCCGCTGCTCGCCCGACCAGGTGCGGCGTTATGCCGAGCGGCTTTCCGGGCCGTTCATGGATCGCATCGACATCCGCATCGAGGTGGCGCGCTCGGCCGTGCGCCTGGGCGTCGATACGGAAGGGGACAGCAGCGCCGCGGTGGCCGCCCGGGTGGCGGCCGCGCGCCAACGGCAATGCGGGCGTTGCGGTGTCGTCAACGCTCGGCTTGCGGCAGCCGAGGTGCGTCGCTGGTGCCTGCCCGGCGCGCCCGGCCGCGAACTCATGGAGCGCGCTGCTGCGCGCCTGCGCCTGTCGCGCCGCGCCTGCGACAGCGTGCTGCGGGTGGCGCGGACCATCGCCGATCTCGCCGCAGAGGGGCCGGTTGCGACCGAGCACGTGGCCGAGGCGCTCGGGCTGCGGGCACAGCGCCAGGCGGAGTCCTGATCGCCGACGGACGCATGCGGGCGCGTATCGCCGCGCGTGTAGCCGAGCGTTTGACGACGGCCCGGGTTGCCGCCGTAGCATGGCGGACCGATCCGACCGGTCTGTTTCCCAGGGATTGCGCATGTCGCCTGACGAATCGAGGACGCGCATCGTCCTCGCCTTCACCTGCATCTTCGTGGTGTGGGGAACCACGTATCTCGCAATCGCGGTCCTGCTGCGCTCGTTGCCGCCGTTCGCGTCTGCGGCAATGCGGTTCGCGCTGGCCGCGGCGGCGCTCTATGCCTGGTTGCGGTGGCGCGGCCCGCGGCCGCTCGCCGGTCTGCCGACGCGCACCGTGATCGCCAGCGGGGTGCTCATGTGCGGATTCGGCAACGGCTTCACGGTCTATTCGATCCAGGGGGTGCCTTCGGGCATGGCCGCGCTGCTGAATGCGACGATCCCGATCAGCATCGCCCTGCTCGACTGGGGGTTCTTCCAGCGACGGCGTCCGGCAGCGTGGGTGCTGGCCGGGCTGTTTGTCGCAATTGTCGGCGTCGCGCTGGTGGTGCAGCAGAACCTGTCGCTCGCCGGCGTCCAGAGCATCGGCTACGTAGCGGCTCTCGGGCTGGCGGTCACGGCCTGGAGCGTCGGCACACTCCTGCAACGCGGTGCGGTCACCGCCGATCGCCTGCTGGCGCTCGGTTGCGGGCAGATGGCGGCCGGGGCCGGCTTCCTCGCCGTGGCAGCTGTTGTCAACGGCGAGCTGGCACGTATCGAACCCGGTGCCGTGACGCTCGGTGGATGGCTCGCGTTGCTCTATCTGGCGGCTTTCGGCAGCGTGCTGTCGCAATCGAGCTATCTGTGGCTGCTCGCGCGTTTCCCCGCGGAGAAGGTCACGGTGTATGCGGTGGCGAATCCCGTGGTTGCGCTGCTCCTCGGTGCGTTCGTGCTTGGCGAGCAGCTGACGCCCGCGAGCTTGCTCGGCGCCGTGCTGGTGCTGGCTGGCGTGAGCCTGGTCCTGTTCGAGAGACGGGTGATCTCGGTGCCGGCCGCAATGCTGCGCCGCGTTCGCCTCAGCGGGGCAGCAGGCGGCGGGGGGCCGCGAAATCCATGACGCCGGCCAGTTCGCGCAGGCCGACCAGATCGGTAATCCGGATGTTGTGATTGTCCACGCGGTGTATCAGGCCCCGCCGTTGCAGCGCGCCGAAGCTGCGGCTGACGGTTTCCTTCGTCAGTCCGTGAAAGTCCGCGATGTCCTCGCGCGTCATGGGCAGCGCGACGTCGTTGAGCTGCGGGTTGCTATCGTCGGCGATTTCATCGGTCAGCCGCCGCCAGTGACGCAGGTACAGGATGAACACCGCCAGCCGCTCGACCGCCGAGCGCTGGCCGAGGCTGTAGATGGAATCGATCATGTCTTCGAGGACCCGCACCATCATGCTCTGGAAGGCGCGCTCCGCTTCCGGGTCGCGTTCGAGGCGCGCGTTGAAGGCGTCGCGCGTGCAGCAGGCCACCCGCGCCGCCGTCACCGCTTCGACCGTGAAGAAATAATGGTCGGTGGCAGTCAGCCCGAGAAAGTTGTCGCGAAACAGGAAGCTCAGTACCTGGCGGCGCCCGTCGCGCCCGGCGCGGCTCATCATCAGCATGCCGCCGAGAACATTGAAGACCTGGTCGGCTGGGGCGCCGGCGGCGAGCAGTACCTCTCCCGGCTGCAGGTCGCGGGTCGGGGCGTGGTCGAAGACGTCGAGGAAGACATCGTGGGGGAAGAGCGGGTTGGCCATCGCGGCAAGCATGGCGCGGGTTCCGGCGAATCCGCAAGCGGGGCCCTCGCGCAGGCATCGCTTCGCGTGGACGCCGCCGGATTCGCGGCGTTATCATGCCGGCCCTTTCCGCGCCCGTAGCTCAGCGGGGTGAGCGCCGTCGGCACGAAGTGCCGGGGCCGGGCGATGCCCGGCCAGGCGCGAACGCCGCGAGGGTGCAACCGAGCGGCCGGACCCCGAGCGCAGCGAGGGGGAGCGTCAGACAGCGCGCAGCGCTGTTGGCTGCGTCAGGGGAAAAGTACAAACTGGAACACAGCATCAAGCGCCCGTAGCTCAGCGGGGTGAGCGCCGTCGGCACGAAGTGCCGGGCCGGGCGATGCCCGGCCAGGCGCGAACGCCGCGAGGGTGCAACCGAGCGGCCGGACCCCGAGCGCAGCGAGGGGGAGCGTCAGACAGCGCGCAGCGCTGTTGGCTGCGTCAGGGGAAAAGTACAAACTGGAACACAGCATCAAGCGCCCGTAGCTCAGCTGGATAGAGCGTCAGCCTCCGGAGTTGAAGGTCACAGGTTCGAATCCTGTCGGGCGCGCCAGGTTCGACAAAATCGCAGAGCGATTTTGGACGGCGCAGCCGCCCGGAGGGCGAGGGACCGTAACCGGTCCCGAGTCAATCCTGTCGGGCGCGCCAGGTTCGCCTGCGTCGCAGGGCGAATCGGCAGGGGTTCCCTGCCCGGGGGAGGCGGGACTCGAATTCCAGGCGCCTGGATCAGCCCGATGCAAACTTCGCCGGTCGACGGCTGAAGCTCATCACCGGTTCGGAGTAGTCCTCGTCTTCATCGCCGGCGGCGTCACGGGCCGGTGCGGGCCCGGTCAGCAATGCCGCGATGTACGGATCCCAGCCACCGTCGGTGGACTCGAATTCGGGCTCTGGTGGAGCAGACGCTTCATCTTGTTCGTTGGCCGGTCTCACGTCAGCGTTCTTGTTCTTGTAATGAGTGCGAACGACTATAGCCGTAACCGCACGGCAATCACATAGGTATTTACAGGTGTGACATAACGCGGCAAAAGCCGCTGGTGCTAGCATGAATCGACCACCACACACCCGCAGACCAGCATGAGCACCCCGGCGATCTACGAGCACGGTCTCGAGCGCAATCCAGCCAATTTCGTTCCGCTGACGCCGCTCTCCTTCATTGCCCGGGCGGCGCAGGTCTGGCCCGAGCGGCTCGCCGTGGTGCACGGGGAGCGCAGCTTCCGCTGGCGCGACACCTACACGCGTTGCCGGCGACTCGCCTCGGCGCTGGTCCGCGCCGGCGTCAGGCCCGGGGACACCGTGGCGGTCATGCTCGCCAATACGCCCGAGATGGTGGAGGCTCATTTCGGTGTCGCCATGACCGGAGCGGTACTCAACACACTCAATACCCGACTGGACGCCGAGGCGCTCGCGTTCATGCTCCAGCACGGTGAGGCGCGTGTCCTGATCACCGACAGCGAGTTCTCGACGGTCATCGGCAAGGCGCTCGGCAGGCTCGATCCGCGGCCGCTGGTGATCGATGTCGAGGATCCGCTTTCGGCGGGCGGCGAGCGGCTGGGGCGGCAGGACTACGAGGCGTTCATCGCCACGGGCGATGCGGACTTCCGGTGGCGTCAGCCGGCCGATGAATGGGAGGCGATCGCGCTCAACTACACCTCGGGCACGACCGGCAATCCGAAGGGTGTGGTCTACCATCACCGCGGGGCCTATCTGGCATCGCTTTCCAACATCCTCGACTGGGGCATGCCGCACCACGCGGTCTATCTCTGGACACTGCCGATGTTCCACTGCAACGGCTGGTGCTTCCCCTGGGCAGTGGCCGCCATCGGCGGCACGAACGTCTGCCTGCGGCGGGTGGAAGCCGCCGCCATTTTCGATGCAATCCGCCGGCACGGTGTCACGCATTACACCGGTGCGCCGATCGTCCACAGCATGCTCATCAACGCACCCGAGGCGCTGAAGACCGGCATCAAACATCGCGTGGCGGCGATGGTGGCGGCGGCCGCACCGCCGGCCGCGATGATCGAGGGCATGGATCGCATGGGCTTCGATCTCACCCACGTGTACGGCCTGACCGAGACCTACGGCCCGGCGACGATCTGTGCGAGGCAGCCTGAATGGGCGGAACTCGATCTCGCCGCCCGGGTTGAGCGCAATGGCCGGCAGGGTGTGACCTATACGCTGCAGGAGGCGGTCGCTGTGATGGACCCGCAGACGATGACGCCGGTGCCGTCGGATGGCGCCGCCATCGGGGAGATCATGTTTCGCGGCAACATGACCATGAAGGGCTATCTCAAGAATCCGCGCGCCACGACCGAGGCGTTCGGCGGCGGCTGGTTTCACTCCGGGGATCTCGCCGTGGTGCAGGGTGACGGCTACGTGAAGATCCGCGACCGGTCCAAGGACGTGATCATCTCCGGCGGCGAGAACATCAGCTCGCTGGAAGTCGAGGATGCGCTCTGCCGCCATCCGGCCGTGCTGCTC
This genomic interval from Gammaproteobacteria bacterium contains the following:
- a CDS encoding accessory factor UbiK family protein; translated protein: MEAKLIEELARKLAEAVPPGLRSMQADMEKNFRALLESALARMNLVTREEFEVQRRVLERSRDKLAALEAQLAALEERQAGGKS
- a CDS encoding EamA family transporter: MSPDESRTRIVLAFTCIFVVWGTTYLAIAVLLRSLPPFASAAMRFALAAAALYAWLRWRGPRPLAGLPTRTVIASGVLMCGFGNGFTVYSIQGVPSGMAALLNATIPISIALLDWGFFQRRRPAAWVLAGLFVAIVGVALVVQQNLSLAGVQSIGYVAALGLAVTAWSVGTLLQRGAVTADRLLALGCGQMAAGAGFLAVAAVVNGELARIEPGAVTLGGWLALLYLAAFGSVLSQSSYLWLLARFPAEKVTVYAVANPVVALLLGAFVLGEQLTPASLLGAVLVLAGVSLVLFERRVISVPAAMLRRVRLSGAAGGGGPRNP
- a CDS encoding YifB family Mg chelatase-like AAA ATPase; the encoded protein is MRLASVMTRGEFGLEAPEVGVEVRLGGGLPGLTIVGLAETTVKESRERVRAAISECGFEFPNRRITVNLAPADLPKSGGRFDLPIAVGLLAASGQIPSTELARWEFHGEIAFTGSLRRVGGLLPALLAARRAGRGVILPAACAAEAGLVGGVDIRAADHLLAVARHLQGTAALTPPPPAAPIPSRITGDDLRDIHGQQQAKRALEIAAAGGHNLLLVGPPGTGKSMLARRLPGLLPPPADDEAVEVAAIASIAALGVLPAGRPFRAPHHSATTAALVGGGSNPRPGEISLAHHGVLFLDEVAEFPRAVLEALREPLETGRIAVARAARTVEFPASFQLVAAMNPCPCGYRGDPDLGCRCSPDQVRRYAERLSGPFMDRIDIRIEVARSAVRLGVDTEGDSSAAVAARVAAARQRQCGRCGVVNARLAAAEVRRWCLPGAPGRELMERAAARLRLSRRACDSVLRVARTIADLAAEGPVATEHVAEALGLRAQRQAES
- a CDS encoding acyl-CoA synthetase, with translation MSTPAIYEHGLERNPANFVPLTPLSFIARAAQVWPERLAVVHGERSFRWRDTYTRCRRLASALVRAGVRPGDTVAVMLANTPEMVEAHFGVAMTGAVLNTLNTRLDAEALAFMLQHGEARVLITDSEFSTVIGKALGRLDPRPLVIDVEDPLSAGGERLGRQDYEAFIATGDADFRWRQPADEWEAIALNYTSGTTGNPKGVVYHHRGAYLASLSNILDWGMPHHAVYLWTLPMFHCNGWCFPWAVAAIGGTNVCLRRVEAAAIFDAIRRHGVTHYTGAPIVHSMLINAPEALKTGIKHRVAAMVAAAAPPAAMIEGMDRMGFDLTHVYGLTETYGPATICARQPEWAELDLAARVERNGRQGVTYTLQEAVAVMDPQTMTPVPSDGAAIGEIMFRGNMTMKGYLKNPRATTEAFGGGWFHSGDLAVVQGDGYVKIRDRSKDVIISGGENISSLEVEDALCRHPAVLLAAVVAQPDPKWGESPRAYVELKPGARAGEEELIAHCRSLLAGFKVPKRVEFGELPKTSTGKIQKFVLRERARSAGAIE
- a CDS encoding Crp/Fnr family transcriptional regulator, producing the protein MLAAMANPLFPHDVFLDVFDHAPTRDLQPGEVLLAAGAPADQVFNVLGGMLMMSRAGRDGRRQVLSFLFRDNFLGLTATDHYFFTVEAVTAARVACCTRDAFNARLERDPEAERAFQSMMVRVLEDMIDSIYSLGQRSAVERLAVFILYLRHWRRLTDEIADDSNPQLNDVALPMTREDIADFHGLTKETVSRSFGALQRRGLIHRVDNHNIRITDLVGLRELAGVMDFAAPRRLLPR
- the glnK gene encoding P-II family nitrogen regulator; translation: MKLVTAIIKPFKLDDVREAISEIGIQGITVTEVKGFGRQRGHTELYRGAEYVVDFLPKVKLEIAIADELLDQTLEAIIRAARTGKIGDGKIFLSELSEVVRIRTGETGVEAL